A stretch of the Glycine soja cultivar W05 chromosome 13, ASM419377v2, whole genome shotgun sequence genome encodes the following:
- the LOC114382598 gene encoding mucin-5AC-like: MNRSFRAQESQMHAALKQREQQFGGLRTSVMKEKEEELALFLEMKKREKERNDLLLNSSEEFDAALVSNGGANPIFNISSSTPAPVRKTGVDDFLNSENDKNDYDWLLTPPGTPLFPSLEMESRKTVMSRLGTPTTRPVALKSRLANHQSEPAGRTNLVSKQPTSSPGLSSSSGGTRRPSSSGGPGSRPATPTGRPTLTTSSKSSRSSTPTLTTSSKSSSSKSSRPLTPTLTTSLKSSRPSTPTRSMVTSKTTTSTIKPAVSATKHLASATETPVPATKPTIPSRSSTPLSRSAARSSTPTSRATLPPSRPTSRATTPTRRPSSSSEPSIYASSVKACLSPKPASVTSRQPTHVTARKQAPVNSRQAAPPSRGTSPTVRSRPWKPSEMPGFSLDAPPNLRTTLPDRPLSATRGRPGAPTSRSSSVEPSSSGRPRRQSCSPSRGRASNGSVHISGNSMPAVNRGHSKVNDNVSPVVMGNKMVERVINMRKLAPPMIEDKNSPHSNLSGRSASSPDSSGFGRTLSKKSLDMAIRHMDIRRTIPGNLRPLMTNIPASSLYSVRSGSHHGRTISVSGSPHATSSNASSELSVNQNGICLDSSEVDDDIGSERCGQSPASVRGR; this comes from the exons ATGAATCGGAGTTTCAGGGCTCAGGAATCGCAAATGCACGCTGCGTTGAAGCAGAGGGAGCAGCAATTTGGGGGTTTGAGGACTTCGGTGATGAAGGAGAAGGAGGAAGAGCTCGCATTGTTTCTGGAGATGAAGAAGCGCGAGAAGGAGCGCAATGATCTTCTTCTTAACAGCTCCGAGGAGTTCGATGCAGCTCTTG TGTCTAATGGGGGTGCTAatcccatttttaatatttcgtCTTCTACGCCGGCTCCTGTGCGGAAGACTGGTGTTGATGATTTTCTCAATTCGGAGAATGATAAGAATGACTATGACTG GCTTCTAACTCCTCCTGGTACTCCCCTTTTTCCTTCTTTGGAAATGGAAAGTCGAAAGACTGTTATGAGTCGGCTTGGTACTCCAACCACACGTCCTGTAGCATTAAAATCCAGG TTAGCAAATCATCAATCAGAGCCTGCTGGGAGGACTAATTTAGTATCTAAACAACCTACTTCCTCTCCTGGGTTGAGCTCTTCAAGTGGTGGGACTAGGAGGCCTTCATCATCAGGGGGTCCAGGATCACGACCTGCAACACCTACTGGGCGTCCTACATTAACCACTTCTTCTAAATCATCAAGATCTTCGACACCTACATTAACCACATCttcaaaatcatcatcttcaaaatcatcaaGACCTTTGACACCTACATTAACCACATCTTTAAAATCATCAAGACCTTCGACACCTACTAGATCCATGGTAACATCCAAGACCACAACTTCCACCATCAAGCCTGCAGTTTCTGCCACTAAGCATTTGGCTTCTGCCACTGAGACTCCGGTCCCTGCAACTAAACCAACAATTCCATCAAGATCCTCTACACCTTTGTCAAGATCTGCTGCAAGATCTTCAACTCCAACTAGCAGGGCTACTTTACCTCCTTCCAGGCCCACATCAAGAGCAACTACTCCAACCCGGCGACCCTCTTCATCGAGTGAACCCAGTATATATGCTTCTTCAGTTAAAGCTTGTTTGAGCCCCAAGCCCGCCTCTGTGACATCAAGGCAGCCAACTCATGTGACAGCAAGAAAGCAGGCTCCTGTGAACTCAAGGCAGGCAGCACCACCATCACGTGGCACTTCACCAACAGTGAGATCAAGACCGTGGAAGCCATCTGAGATGCCAGGTTTTTCACTTGATGCCCCACCTAATTTGAGAACAACATTACCTGACAGGCCACTGTCAGCAACTAGGGGCAGGCCTGGAGCTCCCACTTCCCGGTCTTCATCTGTTGAGCCTTCTTCTAGTGGAAGACCCAGGCGACAATCATGCTCTCCTTCAAGAGGACGGGCTTCCAATGGCAGCGTTCATATCAGTGGAAACTCCATGCCAGCAGTTAACCGTGGGCACTCCAAAGTAAATGACAATGTTAGTCCTGTTGTAATGGGCAACAAAATGGTCGAGAGGGTAATAAATATGCGAAAACTAGCACCTCCAATGATTGAAGACAAAAACTCTCCCCATAGTAATCTGTCTGGCAGGTCAGCTTCATCTCCAGATAGCTCAGGTTTTGGAAGAACACTTTCAAAGAAGTCCTTGGATATGGCTATTAGACATATG GATATACGGAGAACCATTCCTGGCAATTTACGGCCTTTGATGACAAACATTCCAGCATCTTCTTTGTATAGCGTGAGGTCTGGATCTCATCATGGCCGAACAATTAGTGTTTCAGGCTCTCCTCATGCCACAAGCAGTAATGCTAGTTCCGAACTGAGTGTAAACCAAAATGGCATTTGTTTAGATAGCAGTGAGGTAGATGATGATATTGGCAGTGAGAGATGTGGTCAATCCCCTGCCAGTGTACGGGGCAGGTAA
- the LOC114382420 gene encoding arginyl-tRNA--protein transferase 2-like isoform X1 yields the protein MASSSSNTPKESVVDDRGRRRTSCGYCRSSRDNSISHGMWAHSLTVDDYQDLLDCGWRRSGCFLYKPEMERTCCPSYTIRLKASNFVPSKEQLRVSIRMQRFLDGTLDVKKVDVTEDPTKSGNFSSPMSEESLAAGSENKDEVEKSLHLSNQIDNVIHILIERGEFASGIQLPKASVKRVSQGKRKLLVNGSEDLLYSSNIAFQIAASIKRAQSCDKVVNDSKPSRVCEKENDSSPKIIAEKLVASLDPTVKNSGLSIRACNGHINFYASSKQVSLNRSVQNAPVPKNSRMKHYSGGNCLIGQVKRRKLEIRLNRSSFDPEEFALYRRYQLKVHNDKPQNVTENSYRSFLVDTPLIQVSPTGGSTVPPCGFGSFHQQYLIDGQLVAVGVIDILPKCLSSKYLFWDPDFAYLSLGKYSAFQEIGWVKENQVYCPSLQYYYLGYYIHSCNKMRYKAAYHPSELLCPLRYQWVPFDIARPLLDRKPYVVLSDSSILQNGESSLPQITDDVMGRDFDDVGQEDANDVPMLDEEEMVDSESECSDDEPDLETTSDDDPEIVDVSKVLLGIKGSHVKYKDLWVVFDPEQRSYLESRLRRYRKVVGPALSERMVHSLG from the exons ATGGCGAGTAGCAGCAGCAACACTCCGAAGGAAAGCGTGGTTGACGATCGGGGAAGGCGTCGAACCTCTTGTGGCTATTGCAGATCCTCTCGTGACAATAGCATCTCTCATG GCATGTGGGCACATAGCCTTACAGTGGATGACTACCAAG ATCTTCTTGATTGTGGCTGGAGAAGGTCTGGATGTTTTCTTTATAAACCAGAGATGGAAAGGACATGCTGCCCTTCTTATACAATTCGCTTGAAAGCAAGTAACTTTGTTCCTTCTAAGGAGCAACTTCGTGTATCTATACGAATGCAAAG GTTTTTAGATGGAACCTTGGATGTAAAAAAAGTCGATGTCACGGAGGACCCAACCAAATCAGGAAACTTCTCCAGTCCTATGTCAGAAGAATCCTTAGCTGCTGGCAGTGAAAACAAGGATGAAGTTGAAAaatctttgcatttatcaaaccAAATTGATAATGTAATACACATCCTCATTGAGAGGGGGGAATTTGCCTCTGGTATTCAATTACCAAAAGCTTCAGTGAAAAGAGTTTCACAGGGAAAAAGGAAGTTACTAGTCAATGGATCAGAAGATCTCTTATATAGTAGCAATATAGCCTTTCAAATTGCAGCATCTATAAAACGAGCACAATCATGTGACAAGGTTGTCAATGATTCCAAACCATCAAGAGTTTGTGAAAAGGAGAATGATTCATCTCCTAAAATTATTGCAGAAAAGCTAGTAGCTTCTTTAGATCCAACTGTGAAAAATTCTGGTTTGTCTATCAGGGCTTGCAATGGACATATCAATTTTTATGCTTCTAGTAAGCAAGTTTCCTTGAACAGAAGTGTTCAAAATGCTCCAGTTCCTAAAAATTCTAGAATGAAGCATTACAGTGGAGGAAATTGTTTGATTGGTCAGGTAAAAAGGCGAAAGCTTGAGATCCGTTTAAACAGATCCAGTTTTGATCCAGAAGAATTTGCTTTGTACAGAAGATATCAGCTCAAAGTACATAATGATAAACCACAAAATGTCACAGAGAACTCATATCGCAGTTTTTTGGTTGATACTCCATTAATACAAGTTTCTCCTACTGGTGGTAGCACAGTTCCTCCTTGTGGTTTTGGCTCTTTCCATCAACAATATCTAATAGATGGCCAGTTAGTGGCAGTTGGTGTTATAGATATCCTTCCCAAATGTTTGTCAAGTAAATATTTGTTCTGGGATCCAGACTTTGCCTATCTATCACTAGGCAAGTACTCAGCTTTTCAAGAAATAGGTTGGGTGAAAGAAAACCAGGTTTATTGTCCTAGTCTACAATACTATTATCTTGGCTATTATATTCACTCTTGCAACAAGATGAGATACAAAGCTGCATATCACCCTTCAGAGCTTTTATGCCCTCTTCGCTATCA GTGGGTTCCATTTGACATTGCAAGGCCTCTGCTTGACAGAAAACCTTATGTTGTCTTATCAGATTCTTCCATTTTACAAAATGGAGAGTCATCCCTACCTCAAATTACTGACGATGTAATGGGAAGGGATTTTGATGATGTTGGCCAAGAAGATGCAAATGATGTTCCAATGCTTGATGAAGAAGAAATGGTTGATTCTGAATCTGAATGCTCTGATGATGAACCTGACCTAGAAACCACTTCAGATGATGATCCAGAAATTGTTGATGTCAGCAAGGTTTTGCTAGGGATAAAGGGATCTCATGTGAAATACAAG GATCTGTGGGTTGTCTTTGATCCTGAGCAGCGGAGTTACTTGGAGTCACGATTGCGGAGATACAGGAAGGTTGTGGGTCCAGCGCTATCCGAGAGAATGGTCCATTCGCTCGGATAA
- the LOC114382420 gene encoding arginyl-tRNA--protein transferase 1-like isoform X2 translates to MACGHIALQWMTTKFLLLDLLDCGWRRSGCFLYKPEMERTCCPSYTIRLKASNFVPSKEQLRVSIRMQRFLDGTLDVKKVDVTEDPTKSGNFSSPMSEESLAAGSENKDEVEKSLHLSNQIDNVIHILIERGEFASGIQLPKASVKRVSQGKRKLLVNGSEDLLYSSNIAFQIAASIKRAQSCDKVVNDSKPSRVCEKENDSSPKIIAEKLVASLDPTVKNSGLSIRACNGHINFYASSKQVSLNRSVQNAPVPKNSRMKHYSGGNCLIGQVKRRKLEIRLNRSSFDPEEFALYRRYQLKVHNDKPQNVTENSYRSFLVDTPLIQVSPTGGSTVPPCGFGSFHQQYLIDGQLVAVGVIDILPKCLSSKYLFWDPDFAYLSLGKYSAFQEIGWVKENQVYCPSLQYYYLGYYIHSCNKMRYKAAYHPSELLCPLRYQWVPFDIARPLLDRKPYVVLSDSSILQNGESSLPQITDDVMGRDFDDVGQEDANDVPMLDEEEMVDSESECSDDEPDLETTSDDDPEIVDVSKVLLGIKGSHVKYKDLWVVFDPEQRSYLESRLRRYRKVVGPALSERMVHSLG, encoded by the exons ATG GCATGTGGGCACATAGCCTTACAGTGGATGACTACCAAG tttcttttgcTAGATCTTCTTGATTGTGGCTGGAGAAGGTCTGGATGTTTTCTTTATAAACCAGAGATGGAAAGGACATGCTGCCCTTCTTATACAATTCGCTTGAAAGCAAGTAACTTTGTTCCTTCTAAGGAGCAACTTCGTGTATCTATACGAATGCAAAG GTTTTTAGATGGAACCTTGGATGTAAAAAAAGTCGATGTCACGGAGGACCCAACCAAATCAGGAAACTTCTCCAGTCCTATGTCAGAAGAATCCTTAGCTGCTGGCAGTGAAAACAAGGATGAAGTTGAAAaatctttgcatttatcaaaccAAATTGATAATGTAATACACATCCTCATTGAGAGGGGGGAATTTGCCTCTGGTATTCAATTACCAAAAGCTTCAGTGAAAAGAGTTTCACAGGGAAAAAGGAAGTTACTAGTCAATGGATCAGAAGATCTCTTATATAGTAGCAATATAGCCTTTCAAATTGCAGCATCTATAAAACGAGCACAATCATGTGACAAGGTTGTCAATGATTCCAAACCATCAAGAGTTTGTGAAAAGGAGAATGATTCATCTCCTAAAATTATTGCAGAAAAGCTAGTAGCTTCTTTAGATCCAACTGTGAAAAATTCTGGTTTGTCTATCAGGGCTTGCAATGGACATATCAATTTTTATGCTTCTAGTAAGCAAGTTTCCTTGAACAGAAGTGTTCAAAATGCTCCAGTTCCTAAAAATTCTAGAATGAAGCATTACAGTGGAGGAAATTGTTTGATTGGTCAGGTAAAAAGGCGAAAGCTTGAGATCCGTTTAAACAGATCCAGTTTTGATCCAGAAGAATTTGCTTTGTACAGAAGATATCAGCTCAAAGTACATAATGATAAACCACAAAATGTCACAGAGAACTCATATCGCAGTTTTTTGGTTGATACTCCATTAATACAAGTTTCTCCTACTGGTGGTAGCACAGTTCCTCCTTGTGGTTTTGGCTCTTTCCATCAACAATATCTAATAGATGGCCAGTTAGTGGCAGTTGGTGTTATAGATATCCTTCCCAAATGTTTGTCAAGTAAATATTTGTTCTGGGATCCAGACTTTGCCTATCTATCACTAGGCAAGTACTCAGCTTTTCAAGAAATAGGTTGGGTGAAAGAAAACCAGGTTTATTGTCCTAGTCTACAATACTATTATCTTGGCTATTATATTCACTCTTGCAACAAGATGAGATACAAAGCTGCATATCACCCTTCAGAGCTTTTATGCCCTCTTCGCTATCA GTGGGTTCCATTTGACATTGCAAGGCCTCTGCTTGACAGAAAACCTTATGTTGTCTTATCAGATTCTTCCATTTTACAAAATGGAGAGTCATCCCTACCTCAAATTACTGACGATGTAATGGGAAGGGATTTTGATGATGTTGGCCAAGAAGATGCAAATGATGTTCCAATGCTTGATGAAGAAGAAATGGTTGATTCTGAATCTGAATGCTCTGATGATGAACCTGACCTAGAAACCACTTCAGATGATGATCCAGAAATTGTTGATGTCAGCAAGGTTTTGCTAGGGATAAAGGGATCTCATGTGAAATACAAG GATCTGTGGGTTGTCTTTGATCCTGAGCAGCGGAGTTACTTGGAGTCACGATTGCGGAGATACAGGAAGGTTGTGGGTCCAGCGCTATCCGAGAGAATGGTCCATTCGCTCGGATAA
- the LOC114380832 gene encoding protein yippee-like, whose amino-acid sequence MGRLFVVNLEGKIYSCKHCHTHLALYDDIYSRTFHCRHGKAYLFNNVVNVSVGEMEDRPMMTGLHTVADIFCVGCGSIVGWKYETAYEKNQKYKEGKSVLERYKVSGPDGSNYLISNEAHVGGSDADDA is encoded by the exons ATGGGGAGGTTGTTTGTGGTGAATCTGGAAGGAAAGATCTATAGCTGCAAACACTGCCATACCCATCTTGCGCTTTACGATGACATCTACTCCAGG ACATTCCATTGCAGACATGGGAAAGCTTATCTCTTCAATAATGT TGTGAATGTTTCTGTTGGCGAAATGGAGGACAGACCGATGATGACCGGGTTACATACGGTGGCTGACATTTTCTGTGTGGGTTGTGGATCGATTGTGGGTTGGAAATAT GAAACTGCATATGAAAAAAACCAGAAGTACAAGGAAGGAAAATCGGTGCTTGAACG GTACAAAGTGTCAGGTCCTGATGGAAGCAATTATTTGATCAGCAATGAGGCACATGTTGGTGGAAGTGATGCAGATGATGCTTAG